DNA sequence from the Portunus trituberculatus isolate SZX2019 chromosome 49, ASM1759143v1, whole genome shotgun sequence genome:
ttttccttatttttttttttcttttaaatattcaGTCTACATTTGCAGAATCAATTCTCTTCTACAAACAATGATGCATACAAggtaatagacaaataaattcAGACACATTTACATCCTTCCTGACAGTGTTGGTGGCTTGTGGGTTAAACTAGTGTGGGTGCAGTTTCAAATGAATAATTTTTAGGCATTATCTTACTATAGTGTAAAGTGAAACAGACacatacagaaattaaaattctctctctctctgatatatatatatatatatatatatatatatatatatatatatatatatatatatatatatatatatatatatatatatccagccAACATTTCCCACATACAAGACTAGAACTGCACAAACAACAttgttccctctcctccaccctacCCCTTCCCTCAGACAACTCACTAGTCATAAGTGTGCCTCCATGCAACAAAATTAGTATAAATACCAACATTAAGCAGTAAGATTATTGACAATAgtattaattataatataaaAGAGCaaagatttaaagaaaaaaaacaaaagcaaaagaaataatTTAATTATATGTTATTTTTAGTGAAAATCTGGGATGCTGCATTCCACAGTACCTATACAAAGACTACCAAAGTTCACTAATaccatgcagcagcagcagattacACCCTTTATATTGTAGCTAGTCTTACTCTGATATTACAGTTCACAAAGCTGTGCAGTGAAAATTAACTGTCaatttaaaacaaaaacattgtttgaagagagagagagagagagagagagagagagagagagagagagagagagagagagagagagagagagagagagagagagagagagagagagagaaatatctgtGACACAAGGGTAACATTCCCACCTGCACGTCGCATGCTGGTGAGGACTTCCATGAGTGTAGTTCTCAGGTTGAAGGCACCGGCTTGGCTCCCATGGTAGAGCATAGCATACTCTCCTGATACCTTCAAAATAAGACATTTCATTACTTACTATTTTCCATTTGATTTCATTACCCTTGTAAACAAACTGCAAGCTGAGCAtgagaggtgatagtgtctggcttGCTGACATACATTCTTTAATCTTTAATTAGCCCTAAACCTTTCAAATATTGGTAtaacagcctgttctcatgccaTACATTATAAAGGTGGTCCACAAAATGTAACTGTGCCTTCTATCACCTGAAACTCATGTACGTAGTTTATATTCCATCTCATACCtgatagataaaaagagggTGATAAGGGTAGCTGTCTTTGGTTTGCCTGACAACATCAAGGTAAGATATACCAGGCTTCACCATCAGCATGTCTGCTCCTTCCTCCACATCACGCTCctgataaaaaacaataatatgcaATCACTTTGTGGCTGTGTGACAATGGAAGAGGACAGTAAAGATCTGAGGACTAATCTCAACAATGAGATATTCTGTGCTTCTGGTTATCTAAATTGTACTTATTCAGCAGctcaaaatatatatgaataatatCAGTGACTGAACTTCCTttgtcataaaaaaaatggccaTTTTTATGTAGTAATGTGTATCCTATTTAATGTTTGTATCACTGAGCCAGATGCTTtatattatcttcttttaactcttcctctttataaCAAACTAGGAAGTTATACTTAACAACCCCTTGCAGTAATCTAGTACGGGTAATCAACAAAATTATCATATAAGTCAGCTAATGGAATCAAAGCCTTACAGCAGCTCTCTTGGCCAGTCCTGATGATCCTGGGGGCAGCTGGTAACATCGGCGGTCACCAAAGGCCGGAGCAGACTTGGCAGCCTCTCTGAATGGGCCATAGAAGGAGGATGCAAATTTGACAGCATAAGAGAGGACTGACACTTGACTGCTTAAATCAGCTGTCTTCAGCTTTGCCTTGATTGCACCGATCCTGCCATCCATCATGTCAGATGGAGCAACAATTTGAGCACCTGTGGTAAAAATGTATACTGATGAAGAAAAATTGTGAATGTCATGACATCAAGAGAGTTGATGTGACTACTGCAATCAAATAATGACAAACATTATATCTAAGAATCCAAGAGATGATACCAATAAACTAAAAGATTACCTGCTTTAGCATAGGATGTAGCCTGCTCTGCCAGACGTTTGATGCTACTGGCGTTGTTTATGGTTCCATCCTCATTCAGGATGCCACAGTGGCCATGGTTAGTGtatgcacacagacacaccttgAAAAACACTGGTCTTAGACTTGAAAGTCATTGCATCATTGTCTACTCATACTGCTATTCATGATATACGTATATATTTCAAATACATTCTCTTTTTATATAAACATTTGTAAAATTACTGGTATGTTAAATATATTAATATTGAATTGAGTTTCTAAACCACAATTAGTATTAAGCAGACCAATGCAGCAAGCAATCATCCATCAAAAGAAAGTTTTATTACATACTTACATCACATGCCACTACAAGGTTTGGAAATGCCTCACGCAGCAACTTAATAGCCACAATGACTGGTGTGTCTGGGGTATCAGCGCTTATACCAATCTCATCTTTTGGCATATTGGTTGGCACTCCAAATAGGAGCACCtgtaaaacataataaatttctatcataaatacatatattaagTATGAGCACTATACTGATTGAAAAAACTTTTTAGAAGTATACAATGTAAGTAAATTACAGATGGATGGAATTCTCCTAATAACTGCACTACATCATTAATACTTACAGAGGAGAGCCCATTCTGCACCAATGGTGTCAAAGCATCAACAAGCTTATTGACTCCATAACGATTCACCCCAGGAAGGCTGCTGATTGGCTGCACAGCATCTGGTTCATCACTGGAGAAATGTAAGTACACAAGTTATATACCTTAATAGAAGCTCTGTACAACTTATATAAATTTGATAGCGGTAAAACATTGTGGATACATTTCTCTCATTCATAATGCAAAgactcatgtttcttttttttttcatgagtgcCATTACAAAATACAGTCATTAGCCACCTTGAAGCAAGCAAAGCAATCATCTCATTTTGAATCCCTGCCTCCTCAAAGATTTTACTAGTCTGTCTATGTTTGTCCCCCCAAATCTATCAAAGCATCTCTGCTGATCTCTACAGTAGGACTGTTTGTTTGGTCTCATCATGGCCCCTTTTCTTAAGATTACTTCATAGATACAATAGTACTTCAAAttgcttctctatctctgtgaTTGGTTATGTGATCTATTTTATCATcacgatgaataaaaaaatcttaataCAATAATTTATTAATAACATGAAATAATACTTTAGGCAGACACAAAAATAATGCAATAATGTTATGAGAGAtgtatgaaatataaaaaaaggtaaatatgaTGTTGAACCTACACAACAAAGATAGGGTACATCAGGTTCCATGGGTGAATCTCTGTATTGGAAGACTGCCATTGCCGCAGTGTAGGATTGAAGTAACTGCTGTGCAGTACTCTCTTTGCAGGGGGCTCATAAGATGACATGGtctgaaaaaaaattttttgcaATAAGATATTTGTATTATACATTCATTATGCACCATGACATTGATGCCTAACACATTTTGATAGCTGATGAACTACTATCTGAAAACTCATgtactctttttatttattaaaatGGGATGAAAGAATTCCCCCTTAACAGATAATTTCCAGCAACATTACAGGTCTGTGAAATGGAATCAGTAAACTTTGAAATTTGCCAGAAAATGCCTCACCCTTTAAAAATTGTCTCAcctaaaagtaaagaaaacattatAATCATGTGACAGACAACACAGTTTACTGACAAGTGACAAACAATAGTTTACTGCCATTGTGGTAAATTTAGACCAATACTTGTAATGAAATGGTGACATGCAGAATTTGTTGGGGAGAAAAGATAGGGATAAATGAATTTCTGACATAGGCACCTAACAGATGCACTTTATCTATATAATGTGTGCACTTTTACCCAACTAATTTCCCAGATTTTCATAGTCCTTATGACTGCTAGGCTTTTTCTAATTTGT
Encoded proteins:
- the LOC123499353 gene encoding delta-aminolevulinic acid dehydratase-like produces the protein MSSYEPPAKRVLHSSYFNPTLRQWQSSNTEIHPWNLMYPIFVVDEPDAVQPISSLPGVNRYGVNKLVDALTPLVQNGLSSVLLFGVPTNMPKDEIGISADTPDTPVIVAIKLLREAFPNLVVACDVCLCAYTNHGHCGILNEDGTINNASSIKRLAEQATSYAKAGAQIVAPSDMMDGRIGAIKAKLKTADLSSQVSVLSYAVKFASSFYGPFREAAKSAPAFGDRRCYQLPPGSSGLAKRAAERDVEEGADMLMVKPGISYLDVVRQTKDSYPYHPLFIYQVSGEYAMLYHGSQAGAFNLRTTLMEVLTSMRRAGADVIISYYTPKILEWLKEDKNSA